From the Vibrio alginolyticus NBRC 15630 = ATCC 17749 genome, one window contains:
- the ptsP gene encoding phosphoenolpyruvate--protein phosphotransferase yields the protein MVGIVVVSHSRRLAEGVAELATQMTQGKAKLAIAAGIDDPENPIGTDAIAVMEAIEQVQDQQGVVVLMDLGSALLSTEMALDLIDDHVRENVTLISAPIVEGTMAASVAAAAGLPLSTVVEEAQNALSVKQEHLGDQPLTSAEIAPVSENFEQEWTFDWVVQNPHGLHARPAAAIVGALAPFDCQLWLKKGERRVNAKSLNSIAKLGVRSQETITLCALGSQSSEAIKAFEALAYEHFGEKEAVEQGIIEPEESSDTLLDGMASNQIEGAVVGIRVNDGIATAPAVLFTHEMPAVPERDFQSEQDEIERVKRAIGVVVQHLQEQAKQPKGEIFAAHSMMLSDPELWASVESRIQTGMIAEQAWVESLQTLAEEFRQAESQYMREREADVHDIARQVMVEMTGVTPNAIDIQEPSILLARDLMPSDVAGLDKSKVLGICLSEGGKTSHSAILARAMGIPAIVKAQGCLDAVRAGQVVTIDGFRGHLWFSPSDAVLQELEAQQIEWQSIRQRALASAQQAAVTCDGVHIPVLANIGGPKDIDDALTSGAEGVGLFRTEFLFQNSDELPTEEAQYQVYRDIAAALGDKPLTIRSLDVGGDKPLAAYPMPAEDNPFLGLRGVRLCLQHESLFTAQLRAILRAFHEQPNIQLMIPMVAQVEEVRKVKVLLAHQANQLGLDATHLPVGIMIEVPAAVLNADALAQEVDFFSIGTNDLTQYVMAADRGNAAVAELVNYFEPSVLKAIELTCAAGDRAGIPVSMCGEMAGDPNATETLLRVGLRKFSASSSMLPGLKAQIRQLSVDV from the coding sequence ATGGTGGGAATTGTAGTTGTATCTCATAGTCGTCGACTTGCCGAAGGGGTGGCAGAACTTGCCACCCAAATGACGCAAGGCAAAGCCAAGCTTGCGATTGCTGCTGGGATTGATGATCCAGAGAACCCGATCGGAACCGATGCCATTGCCGTGATGGAAGCGATTGAGCAGGTACAAGATCAACAAGGGGTTGTTGTGTTGATGGATCTTGGCAGCGCGTTGCTTAGCACGGAAATGGCTCTGGACCTGATTGATGATCATGTGAGGGAAAATGTCACCCTTATCTCGGCACCTATTGTTGAAGGAACCATGGCGGCGTCGGTGGCTGCCGCCGCCGGACTGCCTTTATCGACGGTAGTCGAAGAGGCACAGAATGCGTTAAGCGTAAAACAAGAGCACCTTGGTGATCAGCCACTAACATCCGCTGAGATAGCGCCAGTATCAGAGAACTTTGAGCAAGAATGGACATTTGATTGGGTAGTGCAAAATCCGCATGGATTACATGCTCGTCCCGCTGCGGCCATTGTTGGTGCACTCGCGCCTTTTGACTGCCAATTATGGTTGAAAAAAGGCGAGCGCCGTGTGAACGCGAAAAGCTTAAACAGCATTGCGAAACTTGGCGTTCGTAGCCAAGAGACGATCACGCTGTGCGCACTCGGCTCTCAATCCAGTGAAGCAATCAAGGCATTTGAAGCCTTAGCTTATGAGCACTTCGGAGAAAAAGAGGCGGTTGAGCAAGGCATTATCGAACCTGAAGAAAGTTCAGATACTCTGCTCGATGGCATGGCCTCAAATCAGATTGAAGGTGCTGTTGTTGGTATTCGAGTCAATGACGGTATCGCTACTGCTCCTGCTGTCCTTTTTACTCATGAAATGCCAGCAGTGCCTGAACGTGATTTCCAAAGTGAACAAGATGAAATTGAACGGGTTAAGCGTGCGATAGGCGTGGTTGTTCAACATTTGCAGGAGCAAGCGAAGCAGCCGAAAGGGGAAATATTTGCTGCTCATAGCATGATGCTCAGTGACCCAGAATTATGGGCATCGGTCGAGTCGCGAATTCAAACGGGCATGATAGCCGAGCAAGCTTGGGTAGAATCACTGCAAACGTTGGCCGAAGAGTTTCGCCAGGCAGAAAGTCAGTACATGCGGGAACGCGAAGCAGATGTGCATGATATAGCACGCCAAGTTATGGTCGAAATGACAGGCGTAACGCCTAATGCCATCGACATTCAGGAACCGAGTATTTTGTTGGCCCGCGACCTGATGCCTTCTGATGTGGCCGGGCTTGATAAATCGAAAGTGCTTGGTATCTGTTTGAGTGAGGGAGGGAAAACCTCTCACAGTGCGATTCTTGCTCGTGCGATGGGGATTCCTGCCATCGTTAAAGCTCAGGGCTGCCTTGATGCTGTGCGTGCTGGTCAAGTGGTGACTATTGATGGCTTCCGAGGGCATTTATGGTTCTCTCCTTCAGATGCCGTACTGCAGGAATTAGAAGCTCAGCAAATTGAGTGGCAAAGCATCCGACAACGTGCATTAGCGAGTGCTCAGCAAGCCGCAGTCACCTGTGATGGTGTCCATATTCCAGTACTCGCCAATATTGGTGGACCGAAAGATATTGATGATGCACTAACATCAGGAGCTGAGGGCGTTGGTCTATTTCGGACTGAGTTTCTATTTCAAAACAGTGATGAGTTGCCGACTGAGGAAGCGCAATACCAAGTGTATCGTGATATTGCAGCCGCACTTGGTGATAAGCCACTTACGATTCGTAGTCTAGATGTTGGCGGTGATAAGCCTTTAGCCGCTTATCCTATGCCAGCAGAAGATAATCCATTTTTAGGTTTGAGAGGGGTGCGGTTGTGCCTTCAACATGAGTCATTGTTTACCGCTCAACTTCGAGCCATTCTGAGAGCCTTTCACGAGCAACCGAATATTCAATTGATGATACCGATGGTGGCTCAGGTTGAAGAAGTGAGAAAAGTAAAAGTGCTGTTGGCGCATCAAGCAAACCAACTCGGCTTGGATGCGACTCATTTGCCCGTTGGTATTATGATTGAGGTACCAGCCGCGGTGTTAAATGCTGATGCGTTAGCCCAAGAAGTCGACTTTTTCTCTATCGGCACCAATGATTTGACTCAATATGTTATGGCCGCCGATCGAGGTAACGCTGCTGTTGCTGAATTGGTGAACTACTTTGAACCATCGGTACTAAAAGCCATTGAGCTCACGTGTGCAGCAGGCGATCGCGCGGGCATACCGGTTAGTATGTGTGGTGAGATGGCTGGCGATCCAAATGCCACAGAAACATTGCTCCGCGTGGGGTTGCGAAAATTCAGCGCCAGTTCGAGCATGCTACCGGGACTAAAAGCGCAGATTCGTCAGTTGTCTGTCGATGTTTAA
- the dhaR gene encoding dihydroxyacetone kinase operon transcriptional regulator DhaR, translating into MLSIEDTKTKWEFFQKHHWVSPEFSRTPVLESWERCIKQCSPYTWSKPHIASGFTFSSLMKRNEHLIECATTVLEDTYDMLGDEDLLLMVTDGNGCILSTVGHDSMRQEMQALGIKQGCFLSEGKIGTNAVNLCINTHIPCEVFAAEHFNRHLHSYASVAAPVFDQFGKLRGTTCLFRKAESYKKEDLVIIASSAKEVSLQIHIQSEQENMNRLTCAHNATLECMDDGLLAWDEENRITMVNHQSERLLNIEASQVLDKEVFSVLRFPPNVLTSIESGASINRKLTTVEVRGEFVEAIITLRPLNDGTHLLFLHPIDKIRELAQQQIGGSARYTFSTLPVISRKMKHVITVAKRAIKSKSPILITGEEGVGKATLAMAIHNESAYKEGPFITLNCRSINTEQLVKETLGYDEGQGMPSKFELAHGGTLFLEKVEYLSPDLQAVLLKLLKTGLVSRSDSLRLIPVDFQLITSTASEISEYVTQRSFGRQLYYEISSNELHIPPLRKRKEDIEFLVQQLISHYERRHNVTISIEPVALEALMNFRWSGNNSELRNRTERILLNRSSNLIKLNDIPEDIKLNSCHTAENTPVITLEEAERRAIVQAWNQCDGKMHDMAKALQIGRTTLWRKINKFGLQEQMKLY; encoded by the coding sequence ATGCTTTCAATCGAAGACACTAAAACTAAGTGGGAGTTTTTCCAGAAACACCACTGGGTATCTCCAGAATTTTCCCGCACTCCCGTCCTCGAGTCGTGGGAGCGTTGCATAAAGCAATGCAGCCCTTATACCTGGTCAAAACCACATATTGCCTCTGGTTTTACCTTCTCATCTCTGATGAAACGCAACGAGCACCTCATCGAATGCGCCACTACCGTACTTGAAGACACTTACGATATGCTAGGAGACGAAGACCTGCTATTGATGGTGACTGATGGCAACGGCTGTATTCTCTCCACCGTCGGGCACGACTCTATGCGACAAGAGATGCAAGCACTCGGTATTAAACAAGGCTGCTTTCTGTCTGAAGGGAAAATTGGCACAAATGCAGTCAATCTCTGTATCAACACTCACATCCCATGTGAAGTTTTTGCTGCAGAACATTTCAATCGCCACTTGCACTCTTATGCCTCTGTAGCGGCGCCTGTTTTTGACCAATTTGGAAAATTACGCGGTACAACATGCCTTTTCAGAAAAGCGGAAAGCTATAAGAAAGAAGACTTAGTCATCATCGCGTCGAGCGCGAAAGAAGTCAGCTTGCAAATCCACATTCAGTCGGAACAAGAAAACATGAACCGCCTCACTTGTGCGCATAACGCAACGTTAGAGTGCATGGATGACGGCCTTCTAGCGTGGGATGAAGAAAATCGCATCACCATGGTAAATCACCAGTCCGAGCGTTTGTTAAACATTGAAGCCAGTCAGGTCTTGGATAAAGAAGTCTTTTCTGTTTTGCGCTTCCCACCGAATGTCCTTACTAGTATTGAGTCAGGTGCGAGCATAAACCGTAAACTCACAACGGTAGAGGTTCGTGGCGAGTTTGTTGAGGCGATCATCACCTTGCGTCCACTCAACGACGGCACACACTTATTGTTCTTGCACCCTATCGATAAAATTCGCGAACTTGCTCAACAACAAATAGGTGGCAGTGCGCGCTATACGTTCAGCACTTTGCCCGTCATTTCACGAAAAATGAAGCATGTCATTACCGTGGCAAAACGGGCCATAAAGTCAAAATCACCGATTCTAATTACAGGTGAAGAAGGCGTAGGAAAAGCCACTCTCGCCATGGCGATTCATAACGAAAGCGCCTACAAAGAAGGACCATTCATTACGCTCAACTGCCGCTCCATCAATACAGAGCAACTGGTCAAAGAAACCCTGGGGTACGACGAAGGGCAAGGCATGCCTTCAAAGTTTGAGCTCGCCCATGGCGGTACGCTCTTTTTAGAAAAGGTGGAATATCTGTCGCCCGATTTACAAGCCGTGCTACTTAAGTTGTTAAAAACTGGGCTCGTCAGCCGCAGCGACAGTTTGCGATTGATCCCCGTAGACTTTCAACTTATTACCAGCACCGCTTCAGAGATCAGCGAGTATGTCACTCAGCGCTCATTTGGTCGGCAACTTTATTATGAAATCTCCTCGAACGAGCTGCATATTCCGCCACTACGAAAGCGTAAAGAAGACATTGAATTTCTCGTCCAGCAGCTTATCAGCCATTATGAACGCCGCCACAATGTGACGATCTCGATAGAGCCAGTCGCACTGGAAGCGTTGATGAATTTTCGTTGGTCAGGCAACAACTCTGAATTAAGAAACCGAACTGAGCGAATTTTGCTTAACCGCAGTTCCAACTTAATCAAGCTGAACGATATTCCTGAAGACATTAAACTGAATTCTTGCCATACCGCAGAAAATACGCCAGTAATCACGTTAGAAGAAGCCGAGAGAAGAGCGATTGTTCAGGCTTGGAATCAGTGTGATGGCAAAATGCATGATATGGCGAAAGCATTGCAAATTGGCCGCACGACCTTATGGAGAAAAATTAATAAGTTTGGGCTGCAGGAGCAAATGAAGCTGTATTAA
- a CDS encoding MltR family transcriptional regulator, whose amino-acid sequence MADNINETEIIERLNSAPSVRGFFIAAVDVFNDSIDGLVQRIFRKDNFAVQSVVGPLLQDSGPLGDLSVRLKLLFGLGVLPDDIYHDIEDIIKLKNQLNSDASDYEFTDPNILEPIKKLHLVKKMGMVQLEVSEPDDDIDLEFYQLQLQRQQQIIKSGLSLAIVEICNELGKDSPF is encoded by the coding sequence ATGGCAGATAACATCAACGAAACCGAGATCATTGAGCGATTAAACAGCGCACCATCGGTACGAGGCTTTTTCATTGCAGCAGTCGACGTTTTTAACGATTCGATCGACGGGTTGGTGCAAAGAATCTTTCGTAAAGATAACTTCGCTGTTCAATCGGTTGTCGGTCCGCTGCTACAAGACTCTGGACCGCTGGGCGATCTGTCTGTTCGTTTGAAGTTATTGTTTGGCTTGGGAGTGCTCCCCGATGACATCTACCACGACATCGAAGACATCATCAAACTCAAAAACCAACTCAATAGTGACGCTTCAGATTACGAATTCACTGACCCGAATATTCTAGAACCAATTAAGAAACTGCACTTGGTGAAGAAAATGGGCATGGTGCAACTGGAAGTCAGCGAACCAGATGACGACATCGACCTTGAGTTTTATCAGCTACAACTGCAACGTCAACAACAAATCATTAAGTCAGGGCTCTCACTTGCCATTGTCGAGATTTGCAATGAGCTCGGCAAAGACAGCCCTTTTTAA
- a CDS encoding mannitol-1-phosphate 5-dehydrogenase, which translates to MKNAVHFGAGNIGRGFIGKLLADAEVEVTFADVDAPLVDQLSHKQEYKVKVVGTECQIDTVTHVTAVNSASEDVIDRIVKTDLVTTAVGPNVLDIIAKTIATGIAKRFAAGNDKPLNIIACENMVRGTTHLKGEVYKHLDESLHAKADELVGFVDSAVDRIVPPAEAANDDPLEVTVESFSEWIVDEQQFKGEIPDIAGMERTNNLMAFVERKLFTLNTGHCITAYLGCLKGHRTIREAIEDPSIHAEVKQAMQESGEVLIKRYGFDRDMHNAYIEKILGRFANPYLVDEVDRVGRQPIRKLGANDRLVKPLLGTIEYGTENQTLLKGIAAALKYTNDTDPQAVELQNSLKEVGVKKTLATYTGLAEDSDEVAQIETLYNQL; encoded by the coding sequence ATGAAAAACGCAGTTCATTTTGGCGCAGGTAACATTGGTCGTGGCTTCATCGGTAAACTATTAGCAGATGCAGAAGTCGAGGTCACATTTGCAGATGTAGACGCACCACTCGTCGATCAACTGAGTCACAAGCAAGAATACAAAGTAAAAGTGGTCGGTACTGAGTGCCAAATCGACACAGTAACTCACGTCACCGCAGTAAACTCAGCCAGTGAAGATGTCATTGACCGCATTGTAAAAACCGACTTGGTAACAACAGCGGTTGGCCCTAACGTACTGGACATCATTGCAAAAACCATCGCTACCGGCATTGCTAAACGCTTTGCAGCAGGTAACGATAAACCATTGAACATCATAGCGTGTGAAAACATGGTTCGTGGCACCACACACCTAAAAGGTGAAGTGTACAAACACTTGGATGAATCATTGCACGCGAAAGCAGACGAGTTGGTTGGCTTTGTCGATTCAGCGGTAGACCGTATCGTACCACCAGCAGAAGCGGCGAACGATGACCCACTAGAAGTTACTGTAGAGAGTTTTAGCGAATGGATTGTGGATGAGCAGCAATTCAAGGGCGAAATCCCTGACATAGCTGGCATGGAAAGAACCAACAACCTAATGGCATTCGTAGAACGCAAGCTATTCACTCTCAATACAGGCCACTGCATTACCGCTTACCTAGGTTGCTTGAAAGGCCATCGTACCATTCGTGAAGCAATTGAAGACCCAAGCATTCACGCTGAAGTAAAACAGGCGATGCAAGAAAGTGGTGAAGTGCTGATCAAACGTTACGGCTTCGACCGTGACATGCACAACGCCTACATCGAGAAGATTTTAGGACGCTTTGCCAACCCATACTTAGTGGATGAGGTGGACCGCGTAGGTCGTCAACCAATTCGAAAATTGGGTGCAAACGATAGATTAGTGAAGCCTTTACTCGGTACAATTGAGTATGGCACTGAAAATCAAACACTTTTGAAAGGCATTGCCGCTGCGTTGAAGTACACTAACGACACTGACCCACAAGCCGTAGAGCTACAAAACTCATTAAAAGAAGTGGGTGTGAAGAAGACGCTAGCGACATACACAGGTCTTGCAGAAGACAGCGATGAAGTGGCTCAAATCGAGACACTTTACAACCAACTTTGA
- a CDS encoding PTS mannitol transporter subunit IICBA, which yields MISPDAKIKIQNFGRFLSNMVMPNIGAFIAWGFITALFIPTGWLPNETLASMVGPMITYLLPLLIGYTGGKLVGGDRGAVVGAITTMGVIVGTDIPMFMGAMMVGPMGGWAIKKFDNYIDGKVKSGFEMLVNNFSAGIIGMLCAILAFIFIGPFVKILSGGLAAGVNFLVSAHLLPLTSIFVEPAKILFLNNAINHGIFSPLGIQQASETGQSIFFLIEANPGPGLGILLAYMVFGKGTARQTAGGASIIHFFGGIHEIYFPYILMNPRLILAAIAGGMTGVFVLTIFNAGIVSPASPGSIFAILLMTQKGSIVGVLASIAAATGVSFAVAALLMKTQTSTEEDGDEAALEKATSQMKDMKSASKNDAVVNSQSKGDVDLATVQSIIVACDAGMGSSAMGASMLRKKVQDAGLNIHVTNLAINSLPESADIVITHKDLTDRARKHAPNAHHISLTNFLDSEMYNQLVTKLLAAQNQSAANDDQMVKVSLVAANDDNFEPQQTSVFQIQRENIHLGLKAANKEEAIRFAGNKLVELGYAEPEYVDAMFEREALVPTYLGESIAVPHGTVEAKDRVKKTGIVICQYPSGIQFTEDDDDVAKLVIGIAAKNDEHIQVITTITNALDEPEAIEKLTSTNDVEEILNILGGQQAA from the coding sequence ATGATATCACCAGATGCCAAGATCAAGATACAAAATTTTGGTCGTTTTCTGTCAAACATGGTAATGCCAAACATCGGCGCGTTTATCGCGTGGGGCTTTATCACTGCTCTATTTATCCCAACTGGATGGCTACCAAACGAAACGTTAGCCTCTATGGTTGGCCCAATGATTACCTACTTGCTGCCACTACTTATCGGTTACACCGGTGGTAAATTAGTTGGTGGCGATCGTGGTGCGGTAGTCGGTGCAATCACAACAATGGGTGTGATTGTCGGCACAGACATCCCAATGTTTATGGGGGCAATGATGGTCGGCCCAATGGGCGGCTGGGCTATCAAGAAATTCGATAACTACATCGATGGTAAAGTAAAAAGTGGCTTCGAGATGTTGGTTAACAACTTCTCTGCGGGCATCATCGGCATGCTATGTGCGATCCTTGCCTTCATCTTTATCGGTCCATTCGTAAAGATTCTTTCTGGTGGCTTGGCGGCTGGCGTTAACTTCCTAGTTTCTGCTCACCTGCTACCACTGACTTCAATCTTCGTTGAACCTGCGAAGATCCTGTTCCTAAACAATGCGATCAACCACGGTATTTTCTCTCCACTGGGTATCCAACAAGCGTCTGAAACAGGTCAATCGATCTTCTTCCTAATCGAAGCAAACCCAGGTCCTGGACTAGGTATCCTGCTAGCTTACATGGTGTTTGGTAAAGGTACGGCTCGTCAAACGGCAGGTGGTGCATCAATCATCCACTTCTTCGGCGGTATCCACGAGATTTACTTCCCATACATCCTAATGAACCCTCGCCTAATCCTTGCGGCTATCGCAGGTGGTATGACTGGCGTATTCGTTCTAACTATCTTTAACGCAGGTATCGTTTCTCCAGCATCACCAGGTTCAATCTTTGCAATCTTGTTGATGACTCAGAAAGGCTCAATCGTTGGTGTTCTAGCGTCTATTGCAGCAGCAACAGGCGTGTCATTCGCCGTAGCAGCACTGCTAATGAAGACTCAAACGTCAACAGAAGAAGACGGTGATGAAGCAGCACTAGAAAAAGCAACATCACAAATGAAAGACATGAAATCTGCATCTAAAAACGATGCGGTGGTAAACAGCCAAAGCAAAGGTGACGTAGACCTAGCGACAGTACAAAGCATCATTGTCGCTTGTGATGCGGGCATGGGCTCGAGTGCAATGGGCGCGAGCATGCTACGCAAAAAGGTTCAAGACGCAGGTCTGAACATCCACGTAACCAACCTTGCCATTAACAGCTTACCAGAGAGTGCAGATATCGTGATTACTCATAAAGACTTAACGGATCGTGCACGTAAGCATGCTCCAAACGCACACCACATTTCATTGACTAACTTCCTAGACAGCGAGATGTACAACCAGCTAGTCACCAAACTACTAGCAGCGCAAAACCAATCCGCAGCCAATGACGACCAAATGGTAAAAGTTTCGCTCGTGGCAGCAAACGACGACAACTTCGAGCCACAGCAAACGTCGGTGTTCCAAATCCAGCGTGAAAACATTCACCTAGGTTTGAAAGCTGCCAACAAAGAAGAAGCGATTCGCTTCGCGGGCAACAAGTTGGTCGAACTTGGCTACGCAGAACCAGAATACGTAGACGCGATGTTTGAGCGTGAAGCATTGGTTCCAACTTACCTAGGCGAATCTATCGCAGTACCTCACGGTACGGTAGAAGCGAAAGACCGCGTGAAGAAAACTGGCATTGTAATCTGCCAATACCCATCGGGTATCCAATTTACTGAAGACGACGATGATGTAGCGAAACTGGTTATCGGCATTGCCGCTAAGAACGATGAGCACATCCAGGTGATTACCACCATTACGAACGCGCTCGATGAGCCGGAGGCAATTGAGAAGCTAACCAGCACCAACGATGTGGAAGAGATTCTAAACATCCTTGGCGGTCAACAAGCGGCTTAA
- a CDS encoding lysophospholipid acyltransferase family protein — MDSSTPFRLPRKTPFGIGENVAEWATGLNQLDKFYAQRPVNADTKTFLRFTLDILGIDYRIAHGSLDSVPKQGATVIVANHPLGCVEGVILAELLLMVRDDIQILANQYLKTVPELDQLFIGVDVFEGKDAVKSNMKALRAANKHLASGGLLLVFPAGEVSQLVDAKQQRLEDKAWSRSVSSLIRKNKATTVPVFISGQNSKRFYMAGKIHPLLRTLLLGRELLNKHAQTIDLSFGQVIKFKEINTLNDDQVVNYLRLNTYLLNRETHSVKPSSSSEMLSPIAAGLPVGELLEELNNLPKESKLLTSGEFDVYCTESQSIPSLLHEIGRLRELNFRQVGEGTGLAIDIDHFDHDYLHLFVWDRENQCLVGAYRLGLVDQLIEKRGVAGLYSRTLFNYDQRFIDQMGKSIEMGRSVIAHQYQKSMSALLLLWKGIATFVHQNPDYTHLFGPVSISNDYSDTARQLLAQSMTLHHYDNNCAEYVTPSNPLPEHHRDWNTSMLTALGDLQLLSRVIARIDEGKGVPVLLRQYLSLNGKLVCFNVDPAFNNALDGLIMVDLRDVQEKTLARYMGREQAHDYLVYHTNSNDD, encoded by the coding sequence ATGGATAGTTCAACCCCTTTTCGTCTCCCTCGTAAAACGCCGTTTGGCATTGGTGAAAACGTTGCTGAATGGGCAACCGGTTTAAACCAGCTTGATAAGTTCTACGCTCAACGCCCCGTTAATGCCGATACCAAAACTTTTCTCCGCTTCACGTTGGATATTTTAGGTATCGATTATCGCATTGCTCATGGTTCACTCGACTCAGTGCCTAAACAAGGTGCTACCGTCATTGTGGCGAACCACCCGCTTGGTTGTGTGGAAGGCGTCATCTTGGCCGAACTCTTGTTGATGGTACGAGACGATATCCAAATTCTAGCCAATCAATACCTGAAAACCGTACCAGAGTTAGATCAGCTCTTCATTGGTGTCGATGTGTTTGAAGGCAAAGACGCCGTCAAATCAAATATGAAGGCCCTCAGAGCGGCTAATAAACACCTCGCAAGTGGCGGCTTATTGCTTGTCTTTCCTGCCGGTGAGGTTTCCCAGTTAGTCGATGCCAAACAGCAACGCTTGGAAGACAAAGCGTGGAGTCGAAGCGTAAGTAGCCTAATTCGCAAAAACAAAGCAACGACAGTTCCAGTATTCATCAGTGGCCAGAACTCGAAACGCTTCTATATGGCAGGGAAAATCCATCCACTTTTGCGTACCCTACTGCTTGGTCGAGAGTTGCTAAACAAACATGCGCAAACCATCGATTTATCTTTTGGCCAAGTGATCAAATTCAAAGAGATCAACACACTTAACGATGATCAAGTGGTGAACTATTTGCGGCTCAACACTTACTTGCTCAATCGTGAAACCCATTCAGTGAAGCCTTCTTCTTCATCAGAAATGCTCTCTCCAATAGCGGCAGGGTTACCCGTAGGCGAATTGCTTGAAGAGCTGAACAACTTACCAAAAGAGTCCAAGCTGCTAACAAGTGGTGAGTTCGATGTTTACTGCACGGAGTCGCAGAGTATCCCTTCCCTACTGCATGAAATTGGTCGCCTACGTGAGCTCAATTTCCGACAAGTTGGCGAAGGGACTGGACTAGCAATAGACATTGACCATTTCGATCATGATTACCTGCATCTGTTTGTGTGGGACAGAGAGAACCAATGCTTGGTGGGCGCGTATCGTTTAGGTCTGGTTGATCAACTGATTGAAAAGCGCGGCGTAGCAGGTCTGTATTCACGAACGTTGTTTAACTATGACCAACGCTTTATCGACCAAATGGGTAAATCCATTGAGATGGGGCGCTCTGTGATTGCACATCAATATCAAAAGAGCATGAGCGCGCTACTGCTACTGTGGAAAGGCATCGCAACGTTCGTTCATCAAAACCCAGATTACACTCACCTATTTGGTCCGGTAAGCATTAGCAACGATTATAGCGATACTGCACGTCAATTACTGGCTCAATCAATGACACTGCACCACTACGACAACAACTGTGCAGAATACGTCACGCCTTCTAACCCACTTCCTGAGCACCACCGTGACTGGAATACCAGCATGCTCACCGCTCTGGGTGATTTACAGCTATTGTCACGTGTCATTGCCAGAATCGATGAAGGGAAAGGAGTGCCCGTTTTGCTGCGTCAGTACTTAAGCCTCAATGGCAAGCTGGTATGCTTCAACGTCGACCCTGCATTCAATAACGCTCTAGATGGATTGATTATGGTGGATTTGCGCGATGTTCAAGAAAAGACGTTGGCAAGGTATATGGGACGCGAGCAAGCTCATGACTACCTCGTCTATCATACTAATAGCAACGATGATTAA